A stretch of the Aggregatibacter sp. HMT-949 genome encodes the following:
- the ispG gene encoding flavodoxin-dependent (E)-4-hydroxy-3-methylbut-2-enyl-diphosphate synthase, whose translation MSAFQPTIKRRESTKIYVGNVPIGGDAPIAVQSMTNTRTTDVEATVAQIKSLERVGADIVRVSVPTMEAAEAFKIIKQQVNVPLVADIHFDYRIALKVAEYGVDCLRINPGNIGREDRIRAVVDCARDKNIPIRIGVNAGSLEKDIQEKYGEPTPQALLESALRHVDILDRLNFDQFKVSVKASDVFLAIESYRLLAKAIKQPLHLGITEAGGARAGAVKSAIGLGMLLAEGIGDTLRVSLAADPVEEIKVGFDILKSLRIRSRGINFIACPTCSRQEFDVIGTVNALEQRLEDIITPMDVSIIGCVVNGPGEALVSDLGVTGGNKKSGYYVDGERQKERFDNEDIINQLEAKIRARVARQDPNNRIL comes from the coding sequence ATGTCAGCTTTTCAACCAACCATTAAGCGTCGTGAATCGACAAAGATTTATGTCGGCAACGTACCGATCGGCGGCGATGCGCCGATTGCTGTACAATCAATGACCAATACTCGCACTACTGATGTGGAAGCTACGGTTGCGCAAATTAAGTCGCTAGAGCGCGTGGGGGCAGATATCGTGCGCGTATCCGTGCCGACCATGGAGGCAGCGGAAGCCTTTAAAATCATCAAACAACAAGTGAATGTACCGCTTGTGGCAGATATTCATTTCGATTACCGCATTGCGCTTAAAGTCGCTGAATACGGCGTGGATTGCTTGCGTATCAATCCGGGTAATATTGGGCGAGAGGACCGCATTCGAGCCGTAGTGGATTGTGCCCGTGATAAAAATATTCCGATTCGTATCGGTGTAAATGCCGGTTCTTTGGAGAAGGATATTCAAGAAAAATACGGCGAACCAACGCCGCAAGCCTTATTGGAATCAGCGTTACGTCATGTAGACATTTTAGACCGACTCAACTTTGATCAATTTAAAGTCAGTGTTAAAGCTTCCGATGTTTTTTTGGCGATAGAATCTTATCGTTTATTGGCAAAAGCGATTAAACAACCGCTGCATTTGGGCATTACCGAAGCCGGCGGTGCTCGTGCAGGTGCAGTAAAATCCGCCATCGGTTTAGGCATGTTGTTGGCCGAAGGCATCGGTGATACCTTGCGTGTTTCTTTAGCTGCCGATCCGGTCGAAGAAATCAAAGTTGGTTTCGATATTTTGAAATCTTTGCGTATTCGTTCGCGCGGCATTAATTTTATTGCCTGTCCGACTTGCTCCCGTCAGGAGTTTGACGTCATTGGCACGGTCAACGCCCTTGAACAGCGCCTAGAAGACATTATTACGCCGATGGACGTCTCCATTATCGGCTGCGTAGTAAATGGTCCGGGCGAAGCGTTGGTTTCTGATTTAGGAGTGACCGGCGGAAATAAAAAAAGTGGTTATTATGTGGACGGCGAACGTCAAAAAGAGCGTTTCGATAACGAAGATATTATCAATCAATTGGAAGCAAAGATTCGTGCCAGAGTTGCACGACAAGATCCGAATAATCGAATTCTTTAA
- the hisS gene encoding histidine--tRNA ligase — protein MAKTIQAIRGMNDCAPTESPLWQWIEAQVRQVLASYSYSEVRMPLVENTALFTRAIGEVTDVVSKEMYTFWDNEEQLTLRPEGTAGCVRAAIEHGWIYNNEQRLWYMGPMFRHERPQKGRYRQFHQAGVEVFGIANPEIDAELIILTARLWKMLGIEKHVSLQLNSIGSLEARANYRTALVAFLQNHQGLMSEEEKERLVKNPLRILDTKNPELQKVLDDAPKLLDYLDDESREHFAQLCSLLDAIGIQYEINSKLVRGLDYYNKTVFEWVTTALGAQGTVCGGGRYDGLVEQLGGHASPGIGFAMGLERLVLLVQEVNQNIPVERAVDIYLVYQGEGTTLAAFQLAEKVRSALPHLRVMLHASSGSFKKQFKRADKSGAALALVLGESEVQNNQVVVKHLHGGVDQQVVDATQVIDYIQAQF, from the coding sequence GTGGCAAAAACTATTCAAGCAATTCGTGGAATGAACGATTGTGCTCCGACGGAGTCGCCACTATGGCAGTGGATTGAAGCGCAGGTGCGTCAAGTTTTGGCAAGTTACAGCTATTCAGAAGTGCGTATGCCGCTCGTCGAAAATACCGCATTATTTACGCGCGCCATTGGTGAAGTGACTGACGTCGTATCAAAAGAAATGTACACGTTCTGGGATAATGAGGAACAATTGACGCTTCGTCCGGAAGGCACCGCAGGTTGTGTACGCGCGGCAATTGAACATGGTTGGATTTATAATAACGAGCAACGTTTATGGTATATGGGACCAATGTTCCGCCATGAGCGCCCGCAAAAAGGGCGTTACCGTCAATTTCACCAAGCCGGTGTGGAAGTGTTCGGCATTGCGAACCCGGAAATTGATGCAGAATTAATCATTTTAACGGCGCGTCTCTGGAAAATGTTGGGTATTGAAAAACATGTTTCCTTGCAACTTAACTCAATTGGTTCGTTAGAAGCTCGGGCGAATTATCGCACCGCATTGGTGGCGTTTTTGCAAAATCACCAAGGCTTAATGAGTGAAGAAGAAAAAGAACGTTTGGTGAAAAATCCGTTACGGATTTTGGATACGAAAAATCCAGAATTACAGAAAGTGCTGGACGACGCACCGAAATTGCTTGATTACTTAGACGATGAAAGTCGTGAGCACTTTGCTCAGTTATGCAGTTTATTGGATGCGATTGGCATTCAATACGAAATTAATTCGAAGCTCGTGCGCGGATTAGACTACTACAACAAAACCGTATTTGAATGGGTAACAACTGCATTGGGCGCGCAAGGCACTGTGTGTGGTGGTGGCCGTTACGACGGCTTGGTCGAACAGTTGGGTGGACATGCTAGTCCGGGTATCGGTTTTGCGATGGGGTTAGAGCGTTTAGTATTGTTGGTGCAAGAAGTGAATCAAAATATTCCGGTAGAAAGGGCAGTCGATATTTACCTTGTTTATCAAGGTGAAGGGACGACCTTAGCCGCATTTCAATTAGCGGAAAAAGTTCGTTCGGCATTACCGCACTTACGCGTAATGTTGCATGCCTCTAGCGGTAGCTTTAAGAAACAATTTAAACGCGCGGATAAATCCGGTGCAGCTTTAGCATTAGTGCTCGGCGAAAGCGAAGTACAAAATAACCAAGTGGTCGTGAAACATTTGCATGGTGGCGTCGATCAACAAGTTGTCGATGCTACGCAAGTGATTGATTATATTCAGGCTCAATTTTAA
- a CDS encoding YfgM family protein, producing MAYSIEEEQEINQLKDWWKENGKAIIVAFVLGVGGMFAWRYWQVYQTNQIIEASAGYEALVYGAEQNSAAQKVKLTEFVQANSKTSYAVFALLNEAKNAVARQDFIAASTALEQALAQSQDEILTSLAAVRLSAVQFQSGQLDNALSTLNQVKSASFNARKALLSGDIQLAKGDQAAAKSSFEQALQNGSPLERQAAQMKLNNL from the coding sequence ATGGCGTATAGCATTGAAGAAGAACAAGAAATTAACCAGTTAAAAGATTGGTGGAAAGAAAACGGCAAAGCCATCATTGTCGCCTTTGTTTTAGGTGTAGGGGGAATGTTTGCTTGGCGTTATTGGCAGGTTTATCAGACCAATCAAATCATCGAAGCTTCTGCAGGATACGAAGCGTTAGTTTATGGGGCGGAGCAAAATTCTGCGGCGCAAAAAGTCAAATTAACCGAATTTGTGCAAGCTAATAGTAAAACCAGCTATGCAGTTTTCGCCTTACTGAACGAAGCGAAAAATGCTGTTGCGCGACAAGACTTCATCGCTGCGAGCACCGCATTGGAGCAAGCATTGGCGCAATCTCAAGATGAGATATTAACTTCGCTTGCGGCAGTACGTTTGAGTGCGGTGCAATTCCAATCCGGTCAGCTTGATAATGCATTATCAACTTTGAATCAAGTGAAAAGCGCAAGTTTCAATGCACGTAAAGCCTTATTAAGCGGCGATATTCAACTTGCAAAAGGTGATCAAGCTGCCGCCAAAAGCAGCTTTGAGCAGGCGTTACAAAATGGTAGTCCGTTAGAACGACAAGCCGCTCAAATGAAATTAAATAATCTTTAA
- a CDS encoding isoprenylcysteine carboxylmethyltransferase family protein has protein sequence MYWFPPIGPHWRFEFLVIFFILLSAVVAMTAVAQFYQQKTTIDPQQLEQTTQLVTSGVFRITRNPMYLSLLFILIAWALWLAHLLAWTGVIVFVWLMNRWQIAREEAFLEQKFGADYRRYREKVRRWL, from the coding sequence ATGTATTGGTTTCCGCCGATAGGACCGCATTGGCGCTTTGAGTTTCTGGTTATTTTCTTTATTTTGTTATCCGCTGTTGTGGCTATGACTGCGGTCGCACAGTTTTATCAACAAAAAACAACGATTGATCCACAGCAATTAGAGCAAACAACGCAACTGGTGACATCCGGCGTTTTCCGTATTACACGTAATCCGATGTATTTGAGTTTATTATTTATATTGATAGCCTGGGCATTGTGGTTAGCGCATTTATTGGCTTGGACGGGCGTGATCGTTTTTGTTTGGCTGATGAATCGTTGGCAAATTGCGCGAGAAGAAGCTTTTTTGGAACAGAAATTCGGCGCAGATTATCGCCGTTATAGAGAGAAGGTCAGACGTTGGCTATAA
- the sodA gene encoding superoxide dismutase [Mn]: MAYTLPELGYAYDALEPHFDAQTMEIHHSKHHQAYVNNANAVLEGLPTEFAEMCPGQLIADLDKIPAEKRVALRNNAGGHANHSLFWKSLKKGTTLQGALKDAIVRDFGSVEAFQAEFEKAAATRFGSGWAWLVLTKEGKLAVVSTANQDNPLMGKEVAGCEGFPLLGLDVWEHAYYLKFQNRRPDYIKEFWNVVNWDYVAERFAQKSADCNCAK; encoded by the coding sequence ATGGCTTATACTCTACCTGAATTAGGCTATGCCTACGATGCATTAGAGCCGCATTTCGATGCGCAAACTATGGAAATTCATCATAGCAAACACCACCAAGCTTATGTGAACAACGCCAATGCGGTGCTGGAAGGCTTACCCACCGAATTTGCCGAAATGTGTCCGGGTCAATTAATCGCCGACCTTGATAAAATTCCTGCAGAAAAACGCGTTGCATTACGCAACAATGCGGGCGGTCATGCCAATCACAGTTTATTTTGGAAATCCTTAAAAAAAGGTACAACGTTACAAGGTGCATTAAAAGACGCTATCGTGCGTGATTTCGGTTCCGTGGAAGCGTTCCAAGCGGAATTTGAAAAAGCGGCAGCAACCCGTTTCGGCTCGGGTTGGGCATGGTTAGTATTAACTAAAGAAGGTAAATTGGCGGTGGTTTCGACCGCTAACCAAGATAATCCATTAATGGGCAAAGAAGTGGCAGGTTGCGAAGGCTTCCCACTTTTAGGCTTAGACGTCTGGGAACATGCTTATTATTTGAAATTCCAAAATCGCCGTCCGGACTACATTAAGGAATTCTGGAACGTAGTGAACTGGGATTATGTGGCTGAGCGTTTTGCCCAAAAAAGCGCGGATTGTAACTGTGCAAAATAA
- the ccmA gene encoding cytochrome c biogenesis heme-transporting ATPase CcmA: protein MFEMHTLSLQNLACQRGERVLFRGLTCDFNAGDFVQIEGHNGIGKTSLLRILAGLAQPIEGKVRWDMEEISRQREIYHQYLLYLGHLSGVKPELSAWENLQFYQRISRAKQGNEALWAVLKKVGLLGREDLPAAQLSAGQQKRIALARLWLSQAPLWILDEPFTAIDKKGVEILTALFDEHARRGGIVLLTSHQDVPSSGLQKLNLARFKAE, encoded by the coding sequence ATGTTTGAAATGCATACGTTATCTTTGCAAAATCTGGCCTGTCAGCGCGGTGAACGCGTATTATTTCGCGGCTTGACGTGCGATTTTAATGCGGGTGATTTTGTGCAAATCGAAGGGCATAACGGTATAGGCAAAACCAGTTTATTGCGCATCTTGGCGGGTTTGGCTCAACCAATTGAAGGTAAAGTACGATGGGATATGGAAGAGATTTCTAGACAGCGTGAAATTTACCATCAATATTTGCTTTATTTAGGCCATCTTTCCGGCGTTAAACCCGAGCTTAGCGCATGGGAAAATTTGCAGTTTTATCAACGCATTAGCCGTGCTAAGCAAGGTAATGAAGCGCTTTGGGCGGTATTGAAAAAAGTCGGTTTATTGGGTCGCGAAGATTTACCGGCGGCACAACTTTCGGCCGGCCAACAAAAACGCATAGCCTTGGCGCGCTTGTGGCTTTCGCAAGCGCCTTTGTGGATTTTGGACGAACCTTTCACTGCAATTGATAAAAAAGGCGTGGAAATTTTAACTGCACTTTTTGATGAACATGCGCGACGGGGAGGGATCGTATTGCTCACTAGTCATCAAGACGTGCCGAGTTCAGGTTTACAAAAACTCAATTTGGCCCGATTTAAAGCGGAATAA
- the ccmB gene encoding heme exporter protein CcmB produces MIFLDIIKRELQIAMRKRAEILNPLWFFLIVITLFPLVIGPDPALLSRIAPGVAWVAALLSALLSFERLFRDDFIDGSLEQLMLNAQSLLMTALAKVIAHWLLTGLPLILLSPIAALLLSLEINIWWALVLTLLLGTPVLSSIGAIGVALTVGLRKGGVLLSLLVVPLFIPVLIFASSVLEAASLNMTYGGQLAILGAMMVSAITLSPFAIAAALRISLDN; encoded by the coding sequence ATGATTTTCTTAGATATCATTAAACGAGAATTACAGATCGCGATGCGGAAACGGGCAGAAATTTTAAACCCGTTATGGTTTTTTTTGATTGTTATTACGTTGTTTCCACTAGTGATCGGGCCGGATCCGGCATTGCTTTCTCGTATCGCGCCGGGTGTGGCTTGGGTTGCTGCGTTACTTTCGGCGTTGCTTTCTTTTGAACGTCTGTTCCGTGATGATTTTATTGATGGTTCGCTTGAACAATTAATGCTCAATGCGCAATCTTTACTGATGACCGCATTGGCGAAAGTAATTGCACATTGGTTATTGACCGGATTACCGCTCATTCTGCTTTCTCCGATTGCCGCATTATTACTTTCTTTGGAAATCAATATTTGGTGGGCGTTAGTGCTAACTTTATTGTTAGGTACACCGGTGTTAAGTAGTATTGGCGCGATTGGCGTGGCATTAACGGTCGGATTGCGCAAGGGTGGCGTGTTATTAAGTTTACTGGTAGTGCCGCTGTTTATTCCCGTACTGATTTTTGCTTCGTCCGTATTAGAAGCTGCCAGTTTAAATATGACTTATGGCGGACAGCTGGCTATTTTAGGCGCGATGATGGTGAGCGCGATCACTCTTTCTCCGTTTGCCATTGCGGCGGCATTACGAATTAGTTTAGATAATTAA
- the ccmD gene encoding heme exporter protein CcmD, which produces MFFQTWNDFFNMGGYGFYVWLSYGISLVAIVALIVQTIKQHKTVLQSVLREAQREVRLQQADNKGDTL; this is translated from the coding sequence ATGTTCTTCCAAACCTGGAATGATTTTTTCAATATGGGCGGCTATGGTTTTTACGTGTGGCTGTCTTATGGTATTAGTTTGGTGGCGATTGTCGCTTTGATTGTACAAACCATAAAACAACATAAAACAGTGTTACAAAGTGTATTGCGCGAAGCACAACGCGAAGTACGTTTACAGCAAGCCGATAATAAAGGAGATACACTATGA
- the ccmE gene encoding cytochrome c maturation protein CcmE translates to MNPRRRSRFKLVIFVVLGIAIASGLMLYALRQNIDLFYTPSEVIQGKDNNPNQKPEVGQRIRVGGMVVEGTVVRDPKSLKVRFDLNDIGPAITVEYEGILPDLFREGQGIVAQGVLTEPTVLNATEVLAKHDENYVPPELGEKMQKVHQPMGVNAADLKGESVRDQQEKEGIK, encoded by the coding sequence ATGAATCCAAGACGTAGGTCCAGATTTAAACTCGTGATTTTTGTCGTACTTGGCATTGCGATTGCTAGTGGATTGATGCTGTATGCACTGCGCCAAAATATCGACTTGTTTTATACTCCCTCCGAAGTGATTCAAGGCAAAGACAATAACCCAAATCAAAAACCTGAAGTTGGGCAACGGATCCGCGTAGGCGGAATGGTAGTGGAAGGTACCGTAGTGCGAGATCCGAAAAGCCTAAAAGTACGTTTTGATTTGAATGATATTGGTCCGGCGATTACGGTGGAATACGAAGGTATTTTGCCGGATTTATTCCGTGAAGGACAAGGCATAGTGGCGCAAGGCGTATTAACTGAACCGACAGTTTTAAACGCAACGGAAGTATTGGCGAAGCATGACGAAAATTACGTACCACCGGAATTAGGTGAGAAAATGCAAAAAGTACATCAACCTATGGGCGTGAATGCGGCGGATTTAAAAGGTGAAAGCGTACGCGATCAGCAAGAAAAAGAAGGCATAAAATGA
- a CDS encoding heme lyase CcmF/NrfE family subunit: MIAELGNYALALSLAVSLMLAIFPLWGAEKGNLQLMALARPMTYGLFASLTIAFVALFYLFAVNDFSVQYVVNNSNSTLPIYYRLSAVWGSHEGSLLLWIWLLTLWSAAVALLSKHLPQEAVARVLGIMGIISVGFVLFVLFTSNPFTRTFPDFPVDGKELNPMLQDVGLIFHPPLLYMGYVGFSVAFAFAIASLMTGKLDSAWARWSRPWTLAAWVFLTLGIVLGSWWAYYELGWGGWWFWDPVENSSFMPWLAGTALIHSLSVTEKRGSFKAWTVLLAILAFSLCLLGTFLVRSGILVSVHAFASDPTRGLYILAYLVVVIGGSLALYAYKGSQIRSRDNAERYSRESMLLLNNILLMTALCVVFLGTLLPLVHKQLGLGSISIGAPFFDQMFLIIMTPFALLLGIGPLVKWRRDQFSAIRTPVIASLVVTAIAGFALPYFLQDKIVVSAVLGSMMTAIIVLLAFYELQQRATHRESFFAGLRKLSRSHWGMMLAHLGVAMTVWGIAFSQNFSVERDVRMAVGDSVQIGRYDFKFAGVSDANGPNYIGGKAQIDITKDGKPEATLFAEKRFYTVSRMSMTEAAIDGGLTRDLYVALGEKLDDDSWALRLYYKPFIRWIWLGGLFMALGGLLCMFDRRYRFNALLKK; the protein is encoded by the coding sequence ATGATTGCTGAGCTCGGAAATTATGCATTGGCGTTAAGTTTGGCTGTGTCTTTAATGCTCGCCATTTTCCCATTATGGGGCGCGGAAAAAGGTAATTTGCAACTCATGGCCTTGGCGCGCCCGATGACCTATGGCTTATTTGCCAGTCTTACTATTGCATTCGTCGCTTTATTTTATTTATTTGCGGTGAATGATTTCAGCGTGCAGTATGTAGTGAATAACTCCAACAGCACTTTACCGATCTATTATCGTTTATCCGCCGTTTGGGGCTCACACGAAGGTTCTCTTTTACTGTGGATTTGGTTATTAACGCTTTGGTCGGCCGCGGTTGCCTTATTGAGTAAACACTTACCGCAAGAAGCAGTAGCGCGTGTGCTTGGCATTATGGGCATCATCAGCGTGGGGTTTGTGCTGTTCGTATTATTCACATCAAATCCGTTCACACGAACTTTCCCAGATTTTCCGGTAGACGGTAAAGAACTTAATCCGATGTTGCAAGATGTTGGTTTAATTTTTCATCCGCCGCTGCTTTATATGGGTTATGTTGGCTTTTCCGTGGCGTTCGCCTTCGCCATCGCTTCATTGATGACCGGCAAACTAGATTCCGCTTGGGCGCGTTGGTCACGCCCCTGGACGCTTGCTGCTTGGGTATTTTTAACTCTTGGTATCGTGCTCGGTTCTTGGTGGGCGTATTACGAACTGGGTTGGGGCGGTTGGTGGTTCTGGGATCCGGTAGAAAACTCCTCATTTATGCCTTGGCTTGCGGGTACCGCATTGATTCATTCGCTTTCCGTAACCGAAAAACGTGGTTCATTCAAAGCTTGGACGGTTTTGCTGGCAATTCTCGCCTTTTCCCTCTGTTTGCTTGGTACTTTCTTAGTCCGTTCTGGCATTCTGGTTTCTGTTCACGCATTCGCTTCCGATCCGACCCGCGGCCTGTATATTTTGGCATATCTCGTAGTGGTGATCGGCGGGTCACTGGCACTTTATGCTTACAAAGGCAGTCAAATCCGTTCGCGCGATAATGCAGAACGTTATTCGCGTGAAAGTATGCTGTTATTAAATAATATCCTATTAATGACTGCACTTTGCGTGGTGTTCTTAGGAACTTTACTGCCGTTAGTGCATAAACAGCTAGGTTTAGGATCGATTTCTATCGGTGCACCGTTCTTCGATCAAATGTTCTTAATTATTATGACGCCGTTTGCCTTATTGCTCGGCATCGGGCCACTAGTGAAATGGCGCCGCGACCAATTCTCCGCTATTCGTACGCCGGTAATTGCAAGTCTTGTCGTGACAGCGATTGCAGGTTTTGCTTTACCTTATTTCTTGCAAGATAAAATAGTCGTGAGTGCGGTGCTTGGTAGCATGATGACCGCGATTATTGTTTTATTAGCATTTTACGAATTGCAACAGCGTGCTACGCATCGAGAATCATTTTTCGCGGGCCTGCGCAAACTTTCCCGTTCTCACTGGGGCATGATGTTGGCGCACTTAGGTGTCGCGATGACTGTGTGGGGGATTGCTTTCAGCCAAAACTTCAGCGTTGAACGCGATGTGCGTATGGCGGTGGGCGACAGTGTGCAAATTGGCCGCTACGATTTCAAATTCGCTGGCGTAAGTGATGCCAACGGTCCAAACTACATCGGCGGTAAAGCGCAAATTGATATTACGAAAGACGGTAAGCCGGAAGCGACTTTATTCGCCGAAAAACGTTTCTACACCGTAAGTCGTATGTCGATGACCGAAGCTGCGATTGACGGTGGTTTAACGCGCGATCTT